The Alteromonas macleodii ATCC 27126 genome segment TCCAATGCACTTGCCATTGCTATCGCGATTATTGTAACGACCTCGATAAGTTTAGGGATAACCGCTTGGTTTTCGCAGAAATTGTTTAATAGCAAAAGCGGCAGCGGCTCAGATGTGGCAAGCAAGGGTGGAAAGCAAGAATGAAGGAGGCTCTACATCAAGCATTTAGCTTAACGGGGTTATTGTGGCTTAGCGTTTCAATAATTGGCTACATTATTGCCCTTTGGGTGAACAAAAAATGCAAAGGTCACCCGCTAGCGCATCCCATTGTCGTTACCGCGCTGATTGTGTCAGCTGGCCTTTATTTAACTGAAACAGGGGTTACTGAGTATCAACAGGCGGCTTCTTTGTTGCATTGGTTGCTAGGGCCTATCACTGTGGCATTAGCACTACCCATTTACAGACAATGGCAAAAGCTAAGGCACTACGGCTGGCGGTTAATGGCGAGTATTGCTTTTGGTGGCATACTCGCGCCTTTCACCGCGTGGCTTACTTTGTTTGCACTAGATGCACCGCGTGCAATACAAATTACCATGTTAGCTAAATCAATCACCACGCCCCTTGCTATGGAGTCGAGTGCGCAGGTTGGCGGCATTCCCGCATTGGCTGCCGTTTTTGTCATTGTGACGGGTGTAGTTGGAGCCATTGTGGCTACTGGTGTGTTTGCGATCCTCAATGTACAAAATCGACAGGCGCAAGGTATTGCTATGGGCACGGTGGCCCACGCAATTGGTACAGCCAAAGCTATTCAAATGGGGGAAGACGTGGCGGCGATGGCGACTCTGGGCCTTTGTGTAAATGGTATATTTACTGCGTTGGCATTACCTGTCATTTTTGGTTTCTTTGTTTGATAGCTTTTCTCGTATCTTGGCGTTCTATCTATTTGTTGTGATTTAGTCTGACCAGACCTGCAATCACCCGCCTTGACTAAAAGGTGCACAAGCTGCTGTAAAAACGCGTAGCAAAGAATCAACGCGCCGTGATGTTTGTGAGTAAAAACGTGCTGGCAATATTCCCCAAAAGTGCTATTTCTTAGTGAGGTGTTTCGTATCACTATATATATGGTATCTATTCAAACAAAAAGTAACCGGGTTACTGCACTGGGGACCAATTGCGTCGATTCTAAGCCCAAATTACTAGTGCCCATGCGATTCAAATTGCTAGAAAATACCGGCGGTAGCTGGTTTCAAAAGCTAGGTGGTAAAAGAACTTAATGTTTTCTGTACTCGTATGTGACGACTCGTTAGTTGCGCGCAAGCAAGTGGCTAAATGCCTTCCTCAAGATTGGGAAGTGGCCGTACATTTTGCGAAGAATGGTCAAGATGCTCTATCGGCTCTCGCTGAAGGAAAGGGCGATCTTCTATTGCTCGACCTCAATATGCCCGTTTTAGATGGGTACGGCACATTAGAAGCAATTCAGAAACAAGGTCTTAAAACCAAAGTTATTGTTGTGTCTGGTGATATTCAGCCTGAAGCTCATGAAAGAGTGACATCGCTTGGCGCTTTGGACTTTATTCGAAAGCCGGTGGATCCTAAGAAGCTGGCCGAGGTACTAGATAAATTCAACATTCTTCATGTTGAAGAGGAAGAGCCGGAAGAAGTTTCACCGCTAGACCCTGAAATTCGCGATTGTTACCAAGAAATCACTAACATAGCCATGGGGCAAGCGGGGGATCATTTAGCCCGCACCATGAACGTGTTTGTTGAACTGCCTATTCCCAACGTTAATTTAATTGAAGTGTCTGAACTTCACATGATGCTTTCTGATATTGAGAGCCATGAGCAAGTTACTGCGGTATGCCAAGGCTTCTTAGGGCCAGGTGTTAGTGGTGAGGCGTTGTGTATTTTGAGCGACTCAAGCTTTGACGACGTGGCTAAAATACTCAATGTAGAAGGCGTAGTTGACGACCAGCTTCAGTTAGAGCTGCTTATGGATGCTGCGAGTATTTTGATTGGAACCTGTTTAACAGGACTGGCCCATCAAATGGACATTAACTTCAGCCAAGGCCATCCTATCGTACTTGGTCAACATCGTGCTATCACTGAAATTATTAGCATGAATCAAATAAAGTGGAAGCGAACCTTGGCGATTGAGCTTAGCTATGGCTTGGAAGGCTACAATGTTCAGTGTGATTTGATTTTGTTGTTCACGGAAGAGTCTATGAAAATGATGAATTCTAAACTCGCCCACTTGTTGGAGGATTTTTAATGAGCCAGCATTTAGATGAGTTACAAGAATTTCACTGGATGATGGACATGCTACAAACGGTAGACGTTGGCATTGTCGTACTAGACCGCAACTTCACCGTGCAAGTGTGGAACGGTTTTATGGAAAGTCACAGTGGGCTTTTGCCGAGTGAAGTAAGAGACAAAACGTTATTTTCGTTATTTCCCGCAATCAAACAAGACTGGTTTATTAAGAAAGCTAAGCCCGTTTTCGACCTAAAAACCCGTGCCTTTATGACATGGGAACAACGCCCTTATTTGTTCAAGTTTCCAAACTACCGGCCGATTACAGGTAGTGAGTCATTCATGTACCAAAACATTACACTTTCTCCTCTTACTTCTGCGACGGGTAAGGTGGATTTTATCAGTATGATGATTTACGACATGACTGATGTAGCGGTAGGTAAAAAGCAGCTAGAAGCGCTACAAGTAACAGTGTCTGAAGCGCAAGAAGCAAGCTCACAATCAGATAGAGCAAAGAAAACCTTCTTATAACCGCTACGTGTAATCCGTGAGAGTATATTGTTTATCTTGCGGCTCTATCTACATCAAGTTTTTACTCGCACTGAGCATAGAACAGCAGCACAGAGTGCGATGGGAGTACGTATGCAATCAAGTTCGTCTTCATTTTCAAGCTACCTTCCTCGCACCGTAATACGCGGGCTTGCAGTTATTGGTGGTGCTTTCATTCTAGCAGCCTGCGGTGGTGGCGGAGGAGGAGATGGTGACTCTAGTGGTGGGGGATCTGGCAATGGCAACTTAGTTGTTAATGCAGGCGCTAACGCTACCGTAACGGAAGGCGTGACCTATTCACTAAGTGCACAAGTGAGTGGTGGTGATGGCACGTATACGTACAACTGGAGCGCGTCTCCATCGCTGACCATTACACATGAGGACACCAACGCTTCTGCAGCGAGCTTCGTTGCGCCGTTAGTTAATAGCGCCACTGAATACACGCTTACCGTCTCGGTAAACGATCAAAGCGGTAATACGGCTAGTGACTTCACGGTAATTACTGTTGCGCCGGTAAACATAGCGCCGGAAGCAAGTATTGATGTGCCTGCGTGGGAAGGCCTTCCAGCGAATACTTTTCCAGGCGGTGTTGAAATTATTTTTGATGGCACGGGAAGCAGCGATACTGACTCATCTACGTCCGATGGCGAAATTGCCGATTATGTTTGGTCTCAAACCAGCGGCACTAACGTTATTACGGGGGTGGAAACGAACCTTTCTACCTTAACAATTACTACGCCTATCGCTAACGAGTCTCAGGAACTCACTTTCCAACTTGAAGTAACTGATAGCGAAGGTGCAACCGACGTAGACACAGTGACAATCTCAGTGCAGTCTGAAACCGAGACACTGCCTGTGGTTGATGCAGGCTTCTCGCAAGGCGTTTTCAGTGGTGAGGTGGTTATTTTGGATGGTGAAGCAAGCACCAGTATTCCCAGTGCTTTACCGCTTACTTATTCTTGGGAGCGCAGTAACAACGTTACATCTAACAATGGGGCAAACACGGGAGTGGCAGCTCGCCCAGTAGATGACAACGATGCACTATCTACGTTTGCTATTGCCCCTTCCGTATCTACCGCGACTGTGGTGGCCTATACACTTACTGTAACAGACGCTAACAACAACAGTGTTGAAGACACCATTAACGTTAGAATACGCCCCATGCCGACGCCGCTATTGAACGACACGGGATTTTTGCAGCAAGCCACAAATAATGCGTTAACAGAGGCGCAGCAAAATGATTTTCCTGGCCAAGACGGACAACGCGGAGCTGATATTATTGAACAGAACGGCTTAATTGAAAAAGCTGGGCGTGGTAAAGCCGGCTTCGACTTTACCCGTTTAAATGCCAATGGCGACGAACAAGACGCCAGCGCAGATACGTGGTCGTGCGTTCGTGACAATGTCACCGGATTGGTGTGGGAAGTTAAAACTGACGATGGCGCATTTCAAGATAAAGACTACACCTATTCTTGGTACAGCGAAGAGGTAAATGGTGGTTTTGAGGGCGACCAGACAGGCGCGAATGCAACGTGCTTATTAACCAGCTGTAATACCTCTGCATATGTACAGGCGGTTAACGCACAAGGGCTGTGTGGTTTTTACGACTGGCGACTACCTACTCACCATGAACTCTTTTCGTTAATGCATTTAGGCATTGCCGACGACGTGGCCATTGATGAAGATTACTTCCCTAACACCGGTGCAGTCTCTACCGAGCCCCTATGGTATTGGACCTCAGTGCCAAGTGCTGATGGGGTAAACAGTGATGATGCACAAAATGCATGGGCATTGGATTTCGATTCAGGTGTCGATAACTTTCTTAATAAGTCATCAGCGGCGCGTGTTCGTCTTGTAAGAGCAGGGAGATAGTCATGAGCAATAAAGTTAATAAATCCGCTCAACGCGTACTGAAAAGCGCAGTGCTAACTACACTCAAAATGGTTGCGGCCTCGACGTTGCTTGCTAGTGCATCGCTTTCAGCTTTCGCTCAAGAGTGCTTGTCTGATGGACTAGAAACCACGCCCAACGATAACTTTGAAGCAGTGACTACCAGTACTTTGTTGGATACCACCACAGATTTAGTATGGAGACGATGTTCCGAAGGGCAAACTTGGGACGGCTCAACTTGCAGTGGTGAAGCGGTGAAG includes the following:
- a CDS encoding PAS domain-containing protein, encoding MSQHLDELQEFHWMMDMLQTVDVGIVVLDRNFTVQVWNGFMESHSGLLPSEVRDKTLFSLFPAIKQDWFIKKAKPVFDLKTRAFMTWEQRPYLFKFPNYRPITGSESFMYQNITLSPLTSATGKVDFISMMIYDMTDVAVGKKQLEALQVTVSEAQEASSQSDRAKKTFL
- a CDS encoding LrgB family protein, which gives rise to MKEALHQAFSLTGLLWLSVSIIGYIIALWVNKKCKGHPLAHPIVVTALIVSAGLYLTETGVTEYQQAASLLHWLLGPITVALALPIYRQWQKLRHYGWRLMASIAFGGILAPFTAWLTLFALDAPRAIQITMLAKSITTPLAMESSAQVGGIPALAAVFVIVTGVVGAIVATGVFAILNVQNRQAQGIAMGTVAHAIGTAKAIQMGEDVAAMATLGLCVNGIFTALALPVIFGFFV
- a CDS encoding response regulator: MFSVLVCDDSLVARKQVAKCLPQDWEVAVHFAKNGQDALSALAEGKGDLLLLDLNMPVLDGYGTLEAIQKQGLKTKVIVVSGDIQPEAHERVTSLGALDFIRKPVDPKKLAEVLDKFNILHVEEEEPEEVSPLDPEIRDCYQEITNIAMGQAGDHLARTMNVFVELPIPNVNLIEVSELHMMLSDIESHEQVTAVCQGFLGPGVSGEALCILSDSSFDDVAKILNVEGVVDDQLQLELLMDAASILIGTCLTGLAHQMDINFSQGHPIVLGQHRAITEIISMNQIKWKRTLAIELSYGLEGYNVQCDLILLFTEESMKMMNSKLAHLLEDF
- a CDS encoding DUF1566 domain-containing protein, with the protein product MQSSSSSFSSYLPRTVIRGLAVIGGAFILAACGGGGGGDGDSSGGGSGNGNLVVNAGANATVTEGVTYSLSAQVSGGDGTYTYNWSASPSLTITHEDTNASAASFVAPLVNSATEYTLTVSVNDQSGNTASDFTVITVAPVNIAPEASIDVPAWEGLPANTFPGGVEIIFDGTGSSDTDSSTSDGEIADYVWSQTSGTNVITGVETNLSTLTITTPIANESQELTFQLEVTDSEGATDVDTVTISVQSETETLPVVDAGFSQGVFSGEVVILDGEASTSIPSALPLTYSWERSNNVTSNNGANTGVAARPVDDNDALSTFAIAPSVSTATVVAYTLTVTDANNNSVEDTINVRIRPMPTPLLNDTGFLQQATNNALTEAQQNDFPGQDGQRGADIIEQNGLIEKAGRGKAGFDFTRLNANGDEQDASADTWSCVRDNVTGLVWEVKTDDGAFQDKDYTYSWYSEEVNGGFEGDQTGANATCLLTSCNTSAYVQAVNAQGLCGFYDWRLPTHHELFSLMHLGIADDVAIDEDYFPNTGAVSTEPLWYWTSVPSADGVNSDDAQNAWALDFDSGVDNFLNKSSAARVRLVRAGR